CGCATCTCACGTGGCATCGGGTCCGGCAGGACGGCCGCACCATCGGGGTCATCCGGTTCAACACCTGGATGCCGGTGCTGAGTTCCCTGTTCGACGCGGCCATCGATTCGCTCCGGACGGCGGACGCCATCGTGCTCGACGTGCGTGGCAACCTGGGCGGCGTGGGCGGGATGTCCATGGGCGTGGCCGGTCACTTCGTGGACACGGTGCTCGCACTGGGCACCATGCATCAGCGAGGGGTGACGCTGCGCATGGTGACCAATCCGCGGCGCGTGGACACCCGGGCGCAGCCGGTGCGACCCTTTGCCGGTCCCCTGGCAATCGTGGTGGACGAACTGTCCGCCAGCACCACGGAGATCTTCGCGGGCGGGCTGCAGGCGCTGGGCCGGGCCACGGTCTTCGGGTCGCAGACCGCGGGACAGGCCCTGCCCTCGGTCCCGGAGCGACTGCCCAATGGGGATATCCTGTATCACGCCATCGCCGACTTCATCGGTGCCAGCGGTCGCCCGGTGGAGGGCGATGGGGTTCGCCCCGATCATGTGACGCCACCCACAGTTCGGGCGTTGGTTGAAGGGCAGGATCCGGCGCTGCAGGCCGCGCTGATCTGGGCGGCCCGTCAGACCGGGCGCCCGCCCGTTCCCTGAACCGCCCTGAACCGCATGAACGTCGGCGTGAAGCGCATGTCGGTTCCTGTGCCTCGTCACCGGTTGTCACGTCATCTCTGCTGGAGCATCCCCTGATGCGGATTCCCATGCGCCGTTTCCGTGGCGCGTCCTCGCTGCCGAACGTGGCGCGTACCCTGGCCGCGGCGTTCGTCGTGACCGTCGCGTGGCCTGCCCTGCTGCCGGCCCAACCGCTTCCGTCGGCGGCCGATCTCATCGCCCGGCACATCACGGCCATCGGCGGCGGCGAGGCGTTCAAATCGCTCACCTCCATCCGTCAGGTCGGCGTGATGGAGATGCCGTCGATGGGCTTGTCCGCGCAGGCCGAGAACATCTCGGCCGCGCCGAACAAGATGGCCATGAAAGCCAGCATCGCCGGGGTCGGCGAGATCGTGTCCGGCACGAATGGCGAAGTGGCCTGGCAACTGAACCCGCTGCAGGGGCCGCGTCTGCTGGAAGCGCAGGAGCTGACCGATGCCCGGGAAGCCGCGGATTTTTACGGCAATCTGCTGTTCGCGGCCGATCGATTCTCCAAGATGGAGACCGTGGGCGTCACCGACTTTGCCGGCGAGAAGGCGTATCGGGTGAAGCTCACGCGCAAGGCGACGGGCAAGGAAAGCACGCAGTACTTCTCGACCACCAGCGGCTTGCTCATCGGCTCCGAAGCCACGCAGGAATCGGCCATGGGTTCGACGACCATGACGATGGTGCTCACGGATTACAAGGATTTTGGCGGGCGCAAGTTCCCCACCCGGAGCGAGGCCATGGTGGGGCCCAACAAGATCGTGCTGACCATCCGCGACGTGTCAGTGAACGATGTGCCGGACGCGGCCTTCGCCGTGCCCGATGCCGTGAAGTCGCTCATCAGGAAGTAACAGACCGTCGAATAGAGACCGGCTGGAGACGGGCGCGGCGACCACGATGCGTCGCGCCCGCGACGGTGTTACATCGCGGGACTTCAGCAGGACACCGGCGCGACTTCCCGGGAGGATTTGTTGACTTCCGTGGTCACGATCCGAGATTGTGCGGATGTGCCCCGCACGCCGCCCGCGCTCTGTGATTTCGCGCACATTCATCGACTCGCCTCCCCGCGATCGTTCCGCGTGCGATCGTTCCGCACGCGGCGCGGCTATACGCTCGTGGAGTTGCTGGTCGTGATGACGATCATCGGCATCGGCGCCACCTTGGCCACGGTGGCCTGGTGGCCGCGCGGCCGCGGCGAGGATCGTGACGACGCCCGCGCCGCGGTGCGTTCGGCCGGGGACGTGGTGAGTCTGGGGCGAAGACTGGCGGCCGCCCGTGGCGAGCGACTGCTCGTGCACATGAACGACGCGGGACGTTGGACGGTGCGCAGTCGACGCGCCTCCACCACACAGGACGCCGCGGCGGTCGTGCTGGCGGACGGACAGATCGTGGGTACACCGGATACGGAACACGCGACGGCGTGGCCGCGCGCCTTCACACTGGAGATCGACCCACTGGGCACCTGCCTTCCCGTCGACGCGACGGCACGTGATGCCCCCTTCGATCCCACGCGATGCCGGTGGCTGGATGACACAGCCGGAATGCGCCCATGACGCTGCTCGAAGCGTTGCTCGCGACGGTGATTCTGGCCGTGGTCGCCGTGGCCTGCCTCGAAGGCACTCATGGTGCCGCCGACCTCCAGCATCGTGCCGCAGCCGTGAACGCCGCGTTGTCCCGTGCGGAGTCGGCATTGGAACAGGCACGGGAGCCCTTCGCGCCACCCGTGAGCGGGGTTCATGCAGAAGGCGGCGCCCAGGTGCATCGCATGGGGTACACGCGGTTCCCCGATGCCCGCGTGGAACGGGTGAGCGTGGAAGTGCGGGATGCCGACGGACGCCTGGTGCGTCTCACCCGTCTGGTGGAGCAACGCCCGGGGACGGTGCGATGAATCGCCGGTCGGGTTTCACCTTGCTGGAGGTGGCGATTGCGCTCTCACTCACGGCCATGGCCGCGGGGGTCGCCGCCGGTGCACTCTGGGCGGCGCGGCGCACCAGTGAAGTGCAATCCCGTTTCGCCACGGAGGAGGCCACCGGGATGCGCTGGCGCGCCCTGTTGACGGATATGCTGCGTCATGCGCCGTCGGCCGAACGCGTGAACGAACCGCTGCTCACTCTGCGCGAGACGGAATACGGACCCGAACTCCGCTTTCTTTCGCAGGGGGTGGTGGAGCCCTTCGGCACAGGGGCCATCTGGGCCGTCGTGGTGCGTGAGGACAGGCTCGGCGTGTTGCTGGAAGCAGAACCATTGGGGATCCCGTCAGCGACGATGCCCGACGGGACACACACACCCGCGCTGCTGGCCCGTGTCCCCGCTTCCGGTGCGCTGCAGATCGAACTGCTGGAAGCGGCGGTGGGTGGCGCCGGTGTCCGCAACGGTGTGGACAACAACGCACGCTGGCGCACCGACTGGCCCCTGGCGCAGATGCGGCCATCGGCCATCACCATCCGGTGGCAGGATCGTCGGACGGGTGATCCTGTCGTCGATCGTGCGGCCTCGCCTTTTGTGCTGCATCTGGATGCGTTCGTGGGCGCAGGTGTGGATCGGTGACAAATCCATGACGAGGTCCATCCCCCGCACACGACGCGGCACGGCGCTGCTGGCCACGCTGTTTGCCGTCACTCTGTTGGCCACCGTGACGGCCATGGCCAGTCGTGGAGCACGCAGCACGGCATCGTTGACGGCCAACCGTCGCGCGCAGACGGTGGCACGCCTGATGGCGGAGAGCGGCGTCATCGCCGCACGGGCGCACATCGAATCGCTCCTGCGGCATGCCGGTGATCCCGACGCTTTGCAGGAAAACGTCGACAGCGATTTCGATCGTCTGCTCACCGCGGTATCGACCTCCAACGCGCCCGTGATCGCCGATTCGCTCGACGATGGTGCATTTGCCGCCACGGTCGTGAACGCCAGCGCGCGTCTCGATATCAACACCGCCGGCCGCGAGGGATTGGAAACACTCTTCCGTACGGTCCTGGACGCCGGCACGGCGCAGCGCATCGCATCGCGTCTCGACGCCCGGGTGCGCGGAAACGATCGTGGTGAGGCCGTACGGCACCCCTTCGAATCGCTCGACGAAGTGGAGGCCTTCCTCGGCAACGATGCGCGCTGGCTTGCGCCGGTGGCCGAACAGCTCACGGTGGATGGTGACGGCACGATCGACCGGCGACATGCGCCCAGGTCGGTGCTCGCCGCGGCCGCCGGCTCCCTCAGCGATCGACCCACACGGCTCGTGATCGTTGCGCGAGGCTGGCAGCGCGATGCGTTGCTGTCGCGCGAGATCCAGGCGGTCTTTGCCGTGCAGGGCACCGAACTGCGCCTCGTCCGCTGGCGGGAGATGAGCCGATGAGCCGCCGCGCGGTCCTCGTCCTCGAATCGCATCGGGTGCAGGTGGTGCACGATGCCGGTGCACGATCCACACATGAAGTGTCTTGGAACCCCGACGCCCCCGCCGATATCGTCGAGGCGGTGCGTGATATCCTGACCCAATCGGGAGGTGTGCCGCGGGAACTGACGCTGATCGTGGGTCTCGGGTTCCTTGAACCGGTGCGTCACGACCTGCCATCGGTGCCGGCGTCCGTGCGGCATCGGATGCTGCGGGCCGATCGCGATCGGTTTTTCGTGTGTGAGGGTGATGTCGCCACCGCGCTGGACGGTGACTGGGCCTGTGCCACGGACGCCGCGCGCCTGCGTCGCTGGTGGGACGCATTCGAACGGATCGCGCCCATTCATGCGGTGCTGGCATTGCCCAGCGCCGTGCGAATGGCGGGACTTGTCGGCACCTGGCGGACGGAGGCAGGTCGCGACGAAGGCGGGTTGGTCGTCGTGGATGGCAACGGGCTGGCGGAGATTCGCCGGAGCCGTTTGGCGTCGACTCACCCGGCATCGACCGGAGGTCATCGTGCAGCCCGCGCTGCGGATGCGCTCCCTGCTCCACTCGATGTGCAGGCCCTGGCGCGCATCATTGCCGGCCGTTCGAACATCCCCGCGGCCGATCAGCTGCTCGACACCACGCTCGGCTTGCGACTCGAACGTCGTGAACGTCGTCGCCTCTGGCGTTCGGCGCTGCTCGCCGCCGTCGCGCTGCTGGCACTGGGCTGGGCCGCGAATCAGCGGCAGACACGCACACTGATCGCGCTGGAGGCCGAGCAGGCACGATTGGAAACCGCCGGAGCACCGCCGCGCGCCGCGCAGCAGCGTCTGTTCAGAGCGCTCGACGAACGACGTATCCTCGACGCCTCCGCGCGGGCTGCCCACGCCGCCGATGCCCCCATGGCCGTGCTGGCCAGGCTTGGCACGCTCATTCCCGCGGACGCGTTTGTTCAGCGACTCGAGTGGGATGGCACGCGCTGGCGCATCGACGGCAGTGCCATCAATGCCTCCCGTCTCGTGCCATTGCTCGACGCGGACTCCGTGATCGACGATGTGCAATCGTTGGCACCGAGCACACGGTTTCTCGATGCGGGGCGGGCGAGGAGTTCGTTCGCCATCGGATTTCGTGTGGCGGGAGATGCGACGAGTAACGTGAGCGGAAGCGCCGCGCCATGAAGCGTACCGTCATGAATCGTCCCGTCGCGGCGGGAGACCGGCGGGTCATCACCGGTGCCCTGACCGTGCTGCTGTTGGCGATACTCCTGAGTTATGGCGTTGTGCCGGCCGTTCGCCAGTGGCGCGAACGGGCGCAGCATATCGACAACGCGCGGGAACGCATCGCCGCACTCCGCGGTCTGCTTGAACAGGCGCCGGCACTCGACTCCGCGGCGACTCACGAAGAGCGGTTGTTGGCGGGCAGCCCACGACGCGCGCTCCATGCCGCATCGCCGGCACTGGCAGCCAACGCCCTGCAGGCCCTGCTGCAGGATGCCGGCGAAGGCGCGGGCATGGTGGTCACGCGCGTGGATGTCTCGTCGGTTCTCGACAGCACCGGCGCCACGGGAGGCACGCTGGCCGCCTATGGTGACATTCGTGGTGTGGCCACGTTGTTGCACACGCTGACCATGGGGCCGCGGGTGGTGTTGCCGACATCGCTGACGGTGCAGCAGAACAGTGCCCTGCGCGGAGCACCGGATGTCGTGCAGGTGGTGGTGGGTGTGAAAGCGCCGGTGGTGATCGACTGATGCGCCGCCTGCTCCCCACTCTTCTCGATACGTTGGCAGCCGTGTTCGTGATCGTGGCACTGCTGTTGGCGGTGCTGCCTCTTTCCACAGAAGTTCCGGCCGCGCATCACGAGTTGCCCCGCGAGTCTGCCATCGCCACCCCTGCGGCACTCACCCGTACGAACAATGCCGACGATCAACCCACACGCATCGTCGCCGCCAATCTCTTCAGTGCATCGCGCCGCGCGCCGCGCACGGCCTTCGTAGCTCCCGGCCAGGACTACGGTGCGCCGGCATCCTTTGTTGGCGACACGGATGCGACCGCGGAGTCGACCAGCGCGCCCGAGGTGGTCCTGGAAGGGATCGTGACACATGAAGGGCGTGCGCTGGCGCTGATCCGCGTCGCTTCCTCTTCCTCCTCTGGCGAGGAGCCTGCCACCGAATCATCCCCCTCGTCCCCGCGCCTGCTCGGTGTCGGCGAGCGGATAGGCAATTTTCGTGTACGTACCATCGGCAGTGATCACGTCGTGCTGACGTCAGGCAGCGGGGTCCGCACCCTGCGACTGCATCGGCCACTCTCATCCGACTCCAGCGCCCAGCGCCCGTGATGCATCTTTCCCGCGTGCATGTCAGACCGATCGTCGCCGCGTTGGTCGTGATCAGCGCCGCTGCCGGTCTCCCCCGCTCGCTCGCGGCGCAACGCGCCACGAATGACTCCGCAACCAACGCGCGACGCGGAGGGCCGGGCAACTCGCTCGACTTCGCCAACGCGCGACTGGCCGATGTCATTCGTACGCTGGCGACGATGCTGGGGCGTACGGTGATTCTGAGTGAGATCCCCGATGTCCGGCTCACGCTGGCCACGCCGTCCGCCGTGAGCACCGCGGAACTCGAACGGGTATTGGAGTCGGTATTGGAAGCGCATGGTCTCATGCTGGTGCCGAGTGGTTCGGTGGCGCAGGTCGTGCCGAACGACAAGGCTCCCATGACGGGCGCACTGCGCACGGGATTCGTCTTCCCCGATCCACCGCCGCTCGGACTCGTGTCACAGCTGGTGCCGCTGCAATCCATCCGCGCCGACGAGGGAGCCGACGCGCTCCGCGCAGTGCTGGCCAAGGGTGCACGCGTGGAAATCGTGGCCCGATCCAATGCTCTGCTCATCGTCGATCGCGGCGCCAACATGGTGCGCTATCTCGATCTGCTGCGCACCCTCGACGGCACACCCAGTGGCGAGGCTGGTCTTCGCACGTATGTCGTGAATCTCAAGTACGCCGCGGCCGACGAGATGGCATCGGCCATCGGTTCCCTGTTCGGCGTGCAGGTGGCGAATGCGGCCGGCACCTCGCTCGCCGACCGTTCCCTCTCACGCGCGCTCGACACCTTCCGCAATCGCGAACAGGACACCTTCCGTGCCCGCGCCCTGACGGGCAACACCGGTGCGGGGAATCCCCCCTCCGCGTCGGGTGGCGCCACCGCCGCACGTGACTCGGCGGCAGGCCTGCTCGTGGGCCGGACCACCGTGGTGGCGAACGTGCCCACCAATTCTCTCGTGATCCGGACGGCGCCTCCCAACTTCCCCATGTTGCGGGAAACCATCGACGCGCTCGACACCCGTCCCACGCAGGTGCTGTTCGAAGTGACGATCGCCGAGATCGTGCTGGGGCGGGGGTTCGAATTCGGCATCGACTGGGCCGCCGTGAACCGGGGCGGCGATGTGCAGGCACAGTTCGGCAATCCGGAGATTCCCGATACCGGGTCCACGTCGGCACTGCTGCGGGTCGTGCGTCTCGATGGCACCGGTGTGCGGGCCCTGCTGCGCACGATCGCCTCGAAGAGCGAAGTGCAGGTGCTGTCCACGCCGGAGATCATGGCAGCCAACAACCGCGAAGCCTCGATTCTCGTGGGCAGCAAAGTGCCGTTCATCTCGTCCACCCGCCTTGGCAACGACATCTCCATCGACCGGGCCGTGCAGTACCAGGATGTGGGGACGAAGCTGTCCATCATCCCCACCATCAACGACGACGGTTACATCAGCGTGCAATTGCTGCAGGAAGTGAGTTCGCTCACCCCGCAGACCGTCGCCGCCGCTCTCAGTGCGCCGGTGATCTCCACGCGCGAAGCGAGCACCCGCGCGGTCCTGCGTGACGGGCAGACCGCCGTCATCGCCGGTCTGATCGGCGAATCGCGGCAGACGCTCGATCAGGGACTGCCGGTGCTCAAGGACATCCCCTTCCTCGGCGCCCTCTTCAAGCGGCAATCCACCACGCGTCAGCGCACGGAGCTGGCGATCTTCGTCACGCCCTATGTCGTGCGCTCCGATGCGGACGCCGACTCCGTGCGGGAACGCGTCCGTGAGCGCATGGAACGCCGGTCGCCGGGTGCGCTCGACGATACTCCAGTGACCCGTCGGCCACCGCCGCGCTGATGGTGGACGTTCCGGTGTCCGAAGCGCGGGACCTGCGTGTGGCGGCCGGTGGCCCGCTGGCGCATCGGTTTCCCGTGCGATGGCTGGATGAACATGCCGTGCTGCCCATCGACCTGCAGCAGGGCCGCGCGCGTGTGGCCGCCACGGGCGCTCTGCCGACGACGGTGCGGGACGCACTCGAGCGACGGCTCGAAGCCGATGTCGATCTCGTGATACACGACGCGACGGAGATCCGCGCGGCACTGCTCGCCGCGCCGCGGGTTTCCGACACGTCGAACGAGACGCTGCCGGAGCCAGACGCGGCAGAGGATCTGCGCGCCATGGCGAGTCGCGAACCCGTCGTGCAGGTGGTGAATGCGCTGTTTGCCGAAGCGGCGCGCGCGGGTGCGAGCGACCTGCATCTCGAAAGCACCGCCGACGGATTGCGCGTGCGCATGCGGCTCGACGGTGTGCTGCACGACATGCAGCGTCTGGGACCCGAGTTCCGGGCCGCGGTGATCTCGCGTCTCAAAGTGCTGGCCGAGCTGGACATCGCCGAGCGACGTCTGCCGCAGGACGGACGCCTGCGCATCCGCGCGGGTGAACAGTTTCTCGACGTGCGGGTGTCCACCCTGCCCGCGCTGCACGGCGAGAGTGTGGTCCTGCGTCTGCTCGACGGCGGTGATGACGGAGGGAGTGAAAGTGGTGCGCCCCGCTCGCTGGAAAGCCTCGGCCTGCACGAGAGTATTCTCACGCCCTGGCGTGCATTGGTGAGCCGTCAGACGGGTCTGTTGCTCGTGTCGGGCCCCACCGGTTCGGGCAAGACCACCACATTGCACGCCTCGCTGCGCGAGCGCAGCACGGCGGATGTGAAAGTCGTGTCGGTGGAAGACCCGGTGGAATACCGCCTCGAAGGGGTGGTGCAGTTGCCGACGAACACCCGCGGCGGGTTCGGATTCGCGCAGGCGCTGAGAGCCATCCTCAGGCACGACCCCGACGTGATCCTCGTGGGAGAGATGCGCGATGCGGAGACCGCGGAGATCGCCGTGCGGGCCGCGCTCACCGGCCATCTGGTTCTGAGCACGGTGCATACCACCGATGCCGTCGGCGCGGTCGTGCGCCTGCTGGACATGGGCATTCCGCCCTACCTGCTCGCCGGCACGTTGCAGGGCGTGCTGGCGCAACGACTGGTCCGCCGCACCTGTTCCGCATGCGGACAGTGGCGCGCCGCACGCGACGACGAACAGCGGGCGTTCACGTCGGTGCCGTTCACGTCGGTGCCGTTGGCGCGGATCCGTGAAGGCGTGGGCTGTGCACACTGCGCGCGCTCGGGATTCCGGGGCCGCCTGGCCATCGCCGAACTGCTGGTGGTGTCCGACGCCATGCGCGACGCCATGGCTCACGGCGCCGGCCTGCGTGCTCTGCGTGATCTCGCACGCGATGCCGGCACCCGTTCCCTGTTCGAGGACGGACATCGCGCGGTGGTGGAGGGGATGACCACGCCGTCCGAGATATTGCGCGTGACGGGTCCCACATCGCGCGCGGGAGCCATCCCGCTGGACGACGCGTGAGTCCGTCACATCGATGGCACTATCGCGCGGCCCATGCGGACGGACGCGAAGTGACCGGTGAGTTGTCGGCGTCCACGGCGCAGGATGCGTTGACACAACTCCGCACGGCGTCTCTGTGGGTGATCCATCTCGAACCGCACGACGACACTGCCCGCTCGGATCCCTCATCGGGGTTGTCGGCGGCGTCGCTCGACACGCGGGAGCACTCGCGTACACTCTGGACGCCGTCGTCATGGTGGGCACGCCTCAGTGGGCAACAGGCCGAGTCCCTGGCGGTCCTCGTGCGAGGCATCGCCACCCTGCTCTCGGCGGGCGTTCCCATCGACAAGACGCTCCAGCACGCGTCCACCACCGCTCCCGAGCCGTGGCGTGCGCCCTTGAGCCGTGTACGCAACGCCGTGCGTGACGGACAGCCCCTGTCGGCGGCGTGCAGTGCGGAAGCGGCGCTCCCCCCGATGATGGGCCCGACCATCGCGGCCGCCGAGGCCACCGGAACCCTGCCGACCGCCTTCGTATCGCTGGCGGACTATCTCGAGCGCAACGCCGATTTGCAGGGACGTATCCGCGCGGCGCTGACCTATCCGGTGTTGCTGGCACTCTCGTCGGCGATGGCCACGCTCGTCATCGTGTTCGTGGTGGTGCCACGATTCTCCGCCCTGCTGGTCGACGCCGGCGCGGATCTGCCGTTCAGCACCCGTCTGCTGGTGGGTGTGAGTGCGATCCTGAGTCGCTGGTGGTGGCTCTGGCTGGGCGCGATCGTGAGCGCGCCCGTACTGTTTCGGCAGTGGGTGCGATCACCGGAAGGGCGGCGGCGGTGGCACACCTGGCGGTTCGGTATGCCCGTGTGGGGCAACGCGGAGTGGCATCTCGACAGCGCCCGGTATCTGCGAACGCTGGCACTCGCACTCACCTCGGGGGTCAGCGTGTTGCGCGCGATGGCGTTGGCCCGCCACACGGTGGAGAACGGGGCGTTCGCGGAACGACTGGAGCCCGTGGAAGCGCGCGTGCGTGATGGGCGCCCGCTCGGGGAAGCCATGGGTGACCTGTTGCCGGCGTTGCCCCGTCAGCTACTGGAGGCCGGCGAGGCGGCCGGCGCGCTGGCCCCCCTGGCTGAACGCGCCGCCGCGGCAGCGGAAACCGAAGCGCAGCGCACGATCGCCCGTGTGGTCACACTGATCGAACCCCTGCTGATTCTCGGACTTGGCGGGCTCGTCGGTTTTGTCGCACTCGCGCTGCTGCAGGCCATCTACGGGTTGAACGCCGGCGGACTCCCATAGCGCGTCGTGAGCGCACGATGTGACGGCATCGGCCACGCCCGTCGCTGCCAGGCGAGGGATATCGCGGTATTTACGCACTGTGTGTGTGATCTCACATTGTGATCATACGCAACGCGTTGAGGATGTGTACACTTGATCGTCGATATCACGATCTCCGCGCCCAACGTCCCCACGTAACCGGCCACGCCATGGCATCGAGCGACACCGAGGCACTTTCGGAAATCTCTCCGAACGACCGTGAACCCGGATATGAATCCGGAAGCGAATCCGGCAGCGGATCCGATGGCCACTCCGCGGTGGCCGACCGTCGACGTTTTTTTGCGCTCGGTGCATCGGCGGCCGCTGGATTGGCCATCGGTCGTCAGCTGCAAGCTCAGCGGCCAGTGGGCAGACCCACGCCGCTGCCCGCGGGCACGAGCGCGGGACAGGATCCCTCCGCCCAATGGAAGGATCCACTCCTCCGACTCGTACGCCGGGTGACGATGGGCCTCGCGCCCGCGGACGTGGCGCTGGCCCGGCAGCTGGGCTACAACGGGTATCTCGAGTATCAGCTCCGTCCGGCCAGCATGGACGATGCGGCGCTCGAAAGCACGATCGCCTCGCGGTTGCCCATGACGCAGATGACCGCCGATCTGCTGCGCACCGCCGATGGTGGCGAAGTGGTGGCACAACTCGCCGATGCGGCCTGGTATCGCGCGGCCTTCGCGAAGGCGCAATTGCGTGAACGCATGATCGACTTCTGGACCGATCATTTCACGATCAGCATCAACAAGGTCGGCTTTCTCAAGATGGCCGACGACCGGGAAGTGATCCGCCCTCACGCACTGGGCAAATTTTCCGACCTGCTGCGCGCATCGGCGCACAGTGGGGCGATGCTGTACTATCTCGACCAGAATACCAGCCGCACGCCCACGCCGAACCAGAACTATGCGCGTGAGATCATGGAGCTCCACACCATGGGTGTGGATGGCGGCTACACCCAGACGGACGTCGCGGAGCTCTCGCGCATTCTGACCGGCTGGAGCATGACCAACACCGGCGCGTTCCGCTTCATCCGCTCCTATCACGATCGCAACGCGAAGACCTTCCTGGGACGCAGCTTTCCGGCCATGGCCACCACCGCCACCGACGCCCAGATGCAGAGCGAAGGGGACGCGGCCATCGACATGCTGCTGCAGCATCCGAGCACGGCCCGGTACATCGCGTGGAAGATGGCGCGTTGGCTGCTGGCCTATGAACCGCCCGTGTCGGTCGTGGAAGCCACGGCAGCCACCTTCACACGGACCGGCGGCGACATCCCGTCGATGATCCGCACGATTCTCGCCAGCAGGAACCTCCTGGCGGCGCCGGCGAAGTACAAACGCCCGTTTCACTATGCCGTGTCCGCATTGCGCGCGTTGGGCACCGACACGGTGAGCGTGCAGAACATCCGGTCCGTGCGCACGCGCGCCGATCAGATGGGCATGCCGCTGTTCCAGTGGGAGCAACCCAACGGGTACCCCGATCGCATCGACTGGTGGAGCGGCCTGGTGATCACGCGCTGGTCGTATGCCCAGGCGCTCTCCGTGCAGAACAGCGCGACGGCCACACGCGTCGACTCCATGCTCTTCCGTGCACCCGACAACGCCGACGGCGTAGTGGCGCAGATCGGCTCACGTTTCTTCGCCGGCGAGATGCCGGTCAGTCTGCGCACCGCGTTGCTCACCTATCTCAAGGGTGGCACGTACAACGACACCCGCGTGCGCGAGACGCTGTCCCTGGCGCTCTCCGCCCAGGAGTTCCAGTGGTATTGATCTTGGTACTGATCTTGGTACCGATCGCCCTCCCGTCACCGTCACTTCCCGTCTGCGCCGCATACCCATGACCGACCATCAGCACGACCCGGGATGTCAGGAGTACCATTCGCTCGCGCGCCGGGATTTTCTCACGTTGGCGGGCGGCGTGGGCATCAGCGCGCTGCTGCCGGCCTGGCTGCCCAAGGTGGTGCTCGCCCAGTCCGCGAACTCTTCGCGTGATGTGATCGTCTCGATTTTCCTGAGCGGTGGCACCGATGGCATGTCGCTGGTCGTGCCATTCGGTGATCCCGACTACTACACCGGGCGACCCACGCTGGCCATCCCCCGCCCCGACGCCGCCGGCACGGGCGCCAGGGCCGTGGCGTTGGACAATTTTT
The nucleotide sequence above comes from Gemmatimonas aurantiaca. Encoded proteins:
- a CDS encoding secretin N-terminal domain-containing protein; this translates as MHLSRVHVRPIVAALVVISAAAGLPRSLAAQRATNDSATNARRGGPGNSLDFANARLADVIRTLATMLGRTVILSEIPDVRLTLATPSAVSTAELERVLESVLEAHGLMLVPSGSVAQVVPNDKAPMTGALRTGFVFPDPPPLGLVSQLVPLQSIRADEGADALRAVLAKGARVEIVARSNALLIVDRGANMVRYLDLLRTLDGTPSGEAGLRTYVVNLKYAAADEMASAIGSLFGVQVANAAGTSLADRSLSRALDTFRNREQDTFRARALTGNTGAGNPPSASGGATAARDSAAGLLVGRTTVVANVPTNSLVIRTAPPNFPMLRETIDALDTRPTQVLFEVTIAEIVLGRGFEFGIDWAAVNRGGDVQAQFGNPEIPDTGSTSALLRVVRLDGTGVRALLRTIASKSEVQVLSTPEIMAANNREASILVGSKVPFISSTRLGNDISIDRAVQYQDVGTKLSIIPTINDDGYISVQLLQEVSSLTPQTVAAALSAPVISTREASTRAVLRDGQTAVIAGLIGESRQTLDQGLPVLKDIPFLGALFKRQSTTRQRTELAIFVTPYVVRSDADADSVRERVRERMERRSPGALDDTPVTRRPPPR
- a CDS encoding GspE/PulE family protein codes for the protein MVDVPVSEARDLRVAAGGPLAHRFPVRWLDEHAVLPIDLQQGRARVAATGALPTTVRDALERRLEADVDLVIHDATEIRAALLAAPRVSDTSNETLPEPDAAEDLRAMASREPVVQVVNALFAEAARAGASDLHLESTADGLRVRMRLDGVLHDMQRLGPEFRAAVISRLKVLAELDIAERRLPQDGRLRIRAGEQFLDVRVSTLPALHGESVVLRLLDGGDDGGSESGAPRSLESLGLHESILTPWRALVSRQTGLLLVSGPTGSGKTTTLHASLRERSTADVKVVSVEDPVEYRLEGVVQLPTNTRGGFGFAQALRAILRHDPDVILVGEMRDAETAEIAVRAALTGHLVLSTVHTTDAVGAVVRLLDMGIPPYLLAGTLQGVLAQRLVRRTCSACGQWRAARDDEQRAFTSVPFTSVPLARIREGVGCAHCARSGFRGRLAIAELLVVSDAMRDAMAHGAGLRALRDLARDAGTRSLFEDGHRAVVEGMTTPSEILRVTGPTSRAGAIPLDDA
- a CDS encoding prepilin-type N-terminal cleavage/methylation domain-containing protein, whose product is MNRRSGFTLLEVAIALSLTAMAAGVAAGALWAARRTSEVQSRFATEEATGMRWRALLTDMLRHAPSAERVNEPLLTLRETEYGPELRFLSQGVVEPFGTGAIWAVVVREDRLGVLLEAEPLGIPSATMPDGTHTPALLARVPASGALQIELLEAAVGGAGVRNGVDNNARWRTDWPLAQMRPSAITIRWQDRRTGDPVVDRAASPFVLHLDAFVGAGVDR
- a CDS encoding S41 family peptidase — its product is MATFDTAWSIIRRTHWDTTYNGVNWLALRDELRPRAAAARTRGELRAVLSDMVGRLRQSHFAVIPQELADGVSGGNDSGEPTRGGGGWLGVTYRYLDGAMVLTAVDSGGPAGRAGARAGWTLEAIGGCPLSGRLAGLRLTGNSDPRSDQRQVALSAWQTTTRLLDAAPGDTLSVTFRAPDGRRLSPTLTLGEPPGVITKFGNLPPMVAHLTWHRVRQDGRTIGVIRFNTWMPVLSSLFDAAIDSLRTADAIVLDVRGNLGGVGGMSMGVAGHFVDTVLALGTMHQRGVTLRMVTNPRRVDTRAQPVRPFAGPLAIVVDELSASTTEIFAGGLQALGRATVFGSQTAGQALPSVPERLPNGDILYHAIADFIGASGRPVEGDGVRPDHVTPPTVRALVEGQDPALQAALIWAARQTGRPPVP
- a CDS encoding PilN domain-containing protein; protein product: MSRRAVLVLESHRVQVVHDAGARSTHEVSWNPDAPADIVEAVRDILTQSGGVPRELTLIVGLGFLEPVRHDLPSVPASVRHRMLRADRDRFFVCEGDVATALDGDWACATDAARLRRWWDAFERIAPIHAVLALPSAVRMAGLVGTWRTEAGRDEGGLVVVDGNGLAEIRRSRLASTHPASTGGHRAARAADALPAPLDVQALARIIAGRSNIPAADQLLDTTLGLRLERRERRRLWRSALLAAVALLALGWAANQRQTRTLIALEAEQARLETAGAPPRAAQQRLFRALDERRILDASARAAHAADAPMAVLARLGTLIPADAFVQRLEWDGTRWRIDGSAINASRLVPLLDADSVIDDVQSLAPSTRFLDAGRARSSFAIGFRVAGDATSNVSGSAAP
- a CDS encoding prepilin-type N-terminal cleavage/methylation domain-containing protein, which gives rise to MVTIRDCADVPRTPPALCDFAHIHRLASPRSFRVRSFRTRRGYTLVELLVVMTIIGIGATLATVAWWPRGRGEDRDDARAAVRSAGDVVSLGRRLAAARGERLLVHMNDAGRWTVRSRRASTTQDAAAVVLADGQIVGTPDTEHATAWPRAFTLEIDPLGTCLPVDATARDAPFDPTRCRWLDDTAGMRP